The Salminus brasiliensis chromosome 3, fSalBra1.hap2, whole genome shotgun sequence genome contains a region encoding:
- the eif1 gene encoding eukaryotic translation initiation factor 1, protein MSAIQNLQTFDPFADATKGDDRLPAGTEDYIHIRIQQRNGRKTLTTVQGIADDYDKKKLVKAFKKKFACNGTVIEHPEYGEVIQLQGDQRKNICQFLTDIELAKEEQLKVHGF, encoded by the exons ACCCCTTTGCTGATGCAACTAAGGGTGATGATCGGCTCCCAGCTGGGACTGAGGACTACATCCACATAAGAATCCAGCAGCGGAACGGCAGGAAGACTCTGACCACTGTTCAGGGCATCGCCGATGACTATGATAAGAAGAAGCTAGTCAAGGCCTTTAAGAAG aaatttgCCTGCAATGGGACAGTGATTGAGCACCCTGAGTATGGTGAAGTGATTCAGCTGCAAGGTGACCAGCGCAAGAATATCTGCCAGTTCTTGACTGAT ATTGAACTGGCCAAAGAGGAGCAGCTCAAGGTCCACGGTTTTTAG